AAAAGTGCATATACTCATACAAAATTGAGTATTTAAAAATCACAATAAGAACCAAATCAAATATATTTAAGAAGATAAAAAAATTGATAAATTTATTAATTAGAGGCATTTTTCTTTTTATATTTAAAATCTCTTTTGCAAAAAGAACAGTAAATAAAAATCCACTTGTTTCAAAAATATCAACAATAGCTTGTCCTAAAATTGAAGGATAAGGTTGATAAGAAAAATATACAAATCCAAGTAGTGATAAAAGAACAAAAAACTGCATAATAGAGTAGTATAAAAAACATCTTCTATTTGTAGAAAAATATATAATAAAGTAGTATAAAAATGCACAAAAGATTATTCCATAAGCTAATCCATATATTATTCCCTCATAAGGTAATAAATATTTATACTCAAAAGGTGTGATTAATTTTAGTCTAAATCCTGGTCTTTTTGCATGTTTATATTCATATTTAAAGTATAAAATATTTGGAGTGTTTTCATCAATTTTACTAATTAAAAGATGATTATATTTTCTAAGTTTTATATTTGATTCAACTAAGTTTTTATCATCACTAACTATATTTAGATAAAAGACTTTGCCTTTTAGATTTTTTTTATTTAGCTTCACTTTCATTAGAAATTTATCAACTATTTTATGTCTATATTCCCAATAACTTGCTGCTTTAAAATCTTTATAATTTTCAGAAATAGAAATATCTTCAATGATGTTAAATTTATCTGCATATAAATTTGCAAAAAACAAAGAAAAAAGTATAAGTATTCTAATCAAAGTAACTCAATTTTATAGCCTATTTTAGATAGGTTTTTTATACAATTTATTGGTAGTTTTTTTCGTAAATCTCTAACTAAAAGTCTAATTGCATTTTCACTCATATACTCATCATACCAAATATGATTTTGTATCTGTTCATAAGTCACTGTTCTTGAAGAGTTTTCACATAAAAGTTTTAAAAATGAAATTTCATTTTTTGTTAGCTTTATAACCTCATCTTTAACTTTTAATTCACTTGTCATAATATCAAAATAAGAATCTTTTGTAATATATTTTTTATTATTTTCATTTTCAAAAACACTTTTAGCACATTGAATTAATAAAGGAAAAATTGTTTCATGTTTTATTGGTTTTGTCAAATATTTCACTAAATGTAAATCTATAGCATCAAGTAAATATTTTGTATCAGTAAAAGCACTCAATACAATAAATTGGATATCTTTATTTGTTTGTCTTACTTTTCTAATCATATCCAAGCCATTTAATTTAGGCATTTTTATATCAGAAATTACTAAATGAGGAGAGTACTCTTCTATTTTTAAAAGGCCATCAACTGCATCTTTTGCTTCATATACATTATCAAATAATCTTTTTAGATATGACACAGCATTTACTCTAATATTCTCTTCATCTTCTATGTAAAGTATTTTTAATTTTTTGTACTTTTGTTTTAACATAAAAGAATTATACAATATTTTTAATAAATATTAATAGTGATTATCATTAGTATATTTTTGAGGTGTTTATTGTTTTAACAAGACCAAAAACTGGTCTTGCTTTAATTAAAATGAGTATTGTAAAGTTAAAGTTGCATTTCTAGGGTCTGCATAAACCATACTATTATCAGAACCACCCTCTCCAATTCCTGCATAATATCTTCTATCAAAAATATTATTTACATTTAATTGAAGATTTAAATTTTTATTTATTTTATAATTTGCCATTACATCTGCTGTTACAGTTGGACTTTGAGTAATTGTTCCATATGCTGTTTTATTTGATTGTTTACTATTATAATTAACACCTGCACCAAAACTTAAATCTTTTAATTTATATTTTGTAAATAAATTTGCAGTTGTTCTTGATGCATATGTTGCAAACTTATCACCATTTGCATCTTTTGCTTCAAAGTTTGCTAATCCAAAGTTAATATTCCAATTATCTGTAATTTCACCAGCTAATTCAAACTCAAAACCTTTACTTGTTACACCTTCTGCTGCTTTATATGCATTATCTGACGAACCAAATACTTTTTTATCTCCATCTCTTTGAGCTACATTATCTTGCTCTATTCTAAATACAGATAAAGATGCATTTAATTTACCATCAAAATACTCACCTTTTATACCAACTTCATAGTTTTTACCTTCAATTGGATCTATATAACTTCCACTTGCAGTTTGTTCTTCTTGAGGATTAAAAATCTCAGTATAACTTGCATAAATAGAGTGATTATCATTTATATCATAAACTACACCAACATATGGAGTTACTTCATTATTAAACTCTCTATTACCCTTCCCATCATTACTTTCATATTCCCAATCAGAAAATCTCGCACCTGCAATTAATTTTAAACTATCTAAAAGTGAAAATTTACCAACTAAATACATACCTGTTTGTACTGTTTTATCAGGAGAAGTAGGATTTGAATAATCAAATTTAGGTTTTGCAATATTTATATGATTAAAATTTAAAGAAGCCCCACCTAAAGATGGATATCCCCAATTATTATAAACAGTTTGCTTTTTGTTATACATATATCCTACAATAATCTCTTGTTCTAATCCACCTAAAGTAAATGGTGCAGAGATATATGCATCAATATTATTCTCTTTGTCATATTGGTCATTTGTATATGCTAATGGTGTATACTCTACACCCATATTTGTTGCTTTATCAACTCTTCCTCCAAAATATAATAAAGAAGTATCACTATATATTTTTTTGTGTGAGTAAGATAGATTAAAAGTTATATCATCGTATAAAAATTGTTTTAAATCTACAAAATAGTTTTTTGTTTTACTATTCCAATATGTCCAATCTTCTGTAACTGTATCTTTTTTGTCAAAGTGTGTTCTACTTCCATTTGTATAAAATGCAGGTAAACCACCCCATCTTATTCCATCTCTATCAAGTTTTTGATAACTTGCCCCTAAAGATAAAAATGTTGTGTCAGTTAAATCCATATCAACTACACCATAGAAAAAGTCATTTTTCTTTTGATATTTATCCATAAAAGATTTTTTATCTTCATGTTTTGCAACAATTCTTGCTCTTACACTACCTTCACTATTTAAAGGAGTTGAAATATCAGCTGTTGCACTATATCTATCCCAAGAACCACCAGATAAAGAGATATTACCTTTAAAGTCTTTACTTGTTGCATGTTTTCTAACAAAGTTTAAACTCAATGCAGGATTTCCAGCACCAGTTGTTAAACCATTTGCACCTTTTACAACTTCTACTCTATCAAACATCGCTAAGTCAAAATCATTATCAGCAATAGTTGCATGTGAAGGCATACCATCAACTTTGTAATAATCTATTTTAAAACCTCTTGCATTAGGATAAATTCTTTCATCCCATCTATTAACAGTAACTCCAGAAACATTTGCCATCAAATCTTGAAATGAAGTAATGTTTTGGTCTTTCATTTGTTGTGTTGTCATAACTGATACTGATTGTGGAGTATTTCTTATTGATAAGTTTAATTTACTTGATGTTCTCATTCCATCAACAGTATAAGATTTAGTATTTTCTGAGTCAGTTGATGAAACAACCTCAACTGAGCCTAATGATTTACTACTCTTTTCAACTTTATTTTCCTCTTTTGCATACGAATGAGTACTTAAAATAAAAGCTGCGCATAAAGAAAGTCTAACGAAATTTTTTCTATTAAATTTCATAAATTTGCTCCTTGTGTATATTTACGATAATAATTATCAGAATTAATCTGATGGAATTATTTCTTTTTTTTCCTTATAGAAATATTATTAATTTTTTTATCATGACAACCAATTTTCAAAGGGAAAATAATATTTAAATCTCCACATTTTTTGCACATTTTTTTTAAATATTATTGCTTACCATGATATTAAAAAATTTAAATTCAAAAAAAATAGAACTTACTAAAATAGAAGATATTTACAAATACTTTATACAAGATTTTACTGCAAGTGATACAGCAAAAGAGGTAAATCTTAGTAGACAAACAATAAATAAATATTATAAAGATTTTAGAAATCTACTTCTTAGCAAAACACAAAATAGATTTGATATCACAAATACTTCTCAAGAGTGCATAATCTTATATAGTTATAGTTTCAATAAAATAGACTTCTATTACATAGAGCATAAAAATAAATACTATTATTTAGACAAAGAAGATATAAAAAATAAAGAACTATTTAATTTAATAGAAGATAAAATCAAAGAGAAATTAAATAATCACAAAAAAGCAAATGCAGTAAAAATACTTTATAATAAAAACAAAAACTCATACTTTATATTAGGATATTTAAACTCTTCAAAAAATATAAATGATTATATTTCTAAAAGATTGAAAAAATTTAGAGGTATAAATAAAAATAACTATAAAATGTATCTTGAAGAATCTTTTATTAGATACAATACAAATAAAGCTCATCTTCTTAATATTCTGTTTTAATTTACATTAATTCCCTTTTAAATAAATTTTGATTACTATTATCATAATACTATTTACAATTGGGAAATTTATTTGAAGAATATAGAATACAAAAATTTACTAAATATAGAAAAGAAATCAATAAATCCTTTTTCAAGAGAATCATTAACTGCAAAAGTAAAAAAAGAGTTTGGAAATGGTAATTTTTATTGGCATGATTTTGGAAATGGAATAGCAAGTTCTATTTGCAACTATAAAGTAAAAGAGAATAGTAATATAAATTTATCTTCAGATATTTCTGGTGCAGTAATTATTTTTAATCTATCAAATGATATAAAATATATATTTGATAATGAAAAAAATTTTGTATTAGAGAAAAATTCATTCTTTTTAGGACTCTCATCAAATCAGTTTAAAACACAAATAAATTTAAAAAAGAATCTAAACTATAATAGTATTACTATTGGAATTAAAGAAAAGCTATTTTTAGAACTTGCACAAAAGTTAAATAATTTAAATTCAAAAATGACAGAATCAAAAAATCATAACTACTCAATAATGCAAGGAGGATTAATTGATTCGATTCAATTGGATATATTAAATCATATTAATAAAAATAACAAAGATGAAAGCCTACTTTCTAATTTAAATTTGGAATCTTTATGTACTAAACTTATTTATTACACTCTTGGCAAAATAATGAATCCTAAAGATGACCCTACTTTGAGTATTGATAAAATTGAATCACTAAAAAAAGCAAAAGATATAATACTTACACAATACCATTTACCATTAAGTATAAAAGATATTGCCAATAAATCAGCAACAAATGAATGTTATTTAAAAAAAGATTTTAAACAATATTATAATATGACAATTTATCAAATGCTAAAAGAACAAAGATTAAAAGAAGCAAAAAAACTACTTGAAAAAGAGATTAGTGTAAAAGAAGTATGTTTAAAAGTTGGATACAAACACACAGGTAACTTTAGCAAACTATTTTTTGATAAATTTGGTATTTCTCCTAGTCTTTATAAAAAACAATATAATTACTAATTTTCCCTTTTATAGATAATTTTTTCCTTAATTTGATTATTACATATTGATAATCATAATCATTTTATGTATTATTCCTTCACTTATTTGCACAGGAGAAACATATATGAAAATATCTAATAAAAAGAGTATTTCTTTTATATTATCAACTATATTATTAACATCATCTTCACTTTTTGCAAAAGATGATAATAACAAACAAACAAAAGAACTAGATAGTATAACAGTTACAGAAAAAACAATATCACAATACCAACCTACTGAAAAAGTAGATATAAATAGAACAGGAATAGAGCTTGATGATTCTGCAAAATCTATTCAAGTTTATAATGAAGATTTTATATCAGATTATCAACCACAAAGTTTAACAGATATAGTTACTATGTCATCAAATGTAGCATATGCAGGAGATAGTCATGGAAGAAATAATAACTATATAATAAGAGGATTTTCAGGAGCACCCACTTTAAGAGATGGATTTAATATTACAAATGCTATTACGAATAGTGAAATTTTTAATTTTGAAAAAGTTGAAATATTAAAGGGTCCCGACTCTTTACAATATGGAGAAGCAAATCCTGGTGGGTTAATAAATATTGTAAAGAAAAAACCAACAAAAGAGAATATCAGAAAAGTTGAATTTGAAGCAACTTCAAATGATCCATCTTTTAAGCCAAAAATTGATTTAGGAGGTTCATTAAATGATGATGGTTCACTAAGATATAGATTAGTTACTACATATACACATAAAGAAGATGCAAGAGATTTTAATGTTGATACAAAAAAACTATTTATAGCTCCATCAATTGCTTATGATATAGATGACAATAATACAATCACATTTATATCTGAATATTTAGATGATAAATCACCGGCTGATTTTGGTACTTTTGTAAAAGAGAATGGAAAACCTCTTACAAATAGAGATACAATAACAACACATCCAGATGCAGAATTTGAAAAAGAACAAAAACTTGCAGGGTTTGATTTTGATAGTAATTATGATACATGGAACTCAACTTTTAGATATAGATACATAGATTTAGAAAGAACAAATGATTCAGTATATGCGCCATATATAACAAGAGGAAATCCAAATACAATCACTAGAAATTTCTCTACACAAGAT
This DNA window, taken from Arcobacter sp. CECT 8986, encodes the following:
- a CDS encoding helix-turn-helix domain-containing protein; this encodes MKNIEYKNLLNIEKKSINPFSRESLTAKVKKEFGNGNFYWHDFGNGIASSICNYKVKENSNINLSSDISGAVIIFNLSNDIKYIFDNEKNFVLEKNSFFLGLSSNQFKTQINLKKNLNYNSITIGIKEKLFLELAQKLNNLNSKMTESKNHNYSIMQGGLIDSIQLDILNHINKNNKDESLLSNLNLESLCTKLIYYTLGKIMNPKDDPTLSIDKIESLKKAKDIILTQYHLPLSIKDIANKSATNECYLKKDFKQYYNMTIYQMLKEQRLKEAKKLLEKEISVKEVCLKVGYKHTGNFSKLFFDKFGISPSLYKKQYNY
- a CDS encoding TonB-dependent siderophore receptor translates to MKFNRKNFVRLSLCAAFILSTHSYAKEENKVEKSSKSLGSVEVVSSTDSENTKSYTVDGMRTSSKLNLSIRNTPQSVSVMTTQQMKDQNITSFQDLMANVSGVTVNRWDERIYPNARGFKIDYYKVDGMPSHATIADNDFDLAMFDRVEVVKGANGLTTGAGNPALSLNFVRKHATSKDFKGNISLSGGSWDRYSATADISTPLNSEGSVRARIVAKHEDKKSFMDKYQKKNDFFYGVVDMDLTDTTFLSLGASYQKLDRDGIRWGGLPAFYTNGSRTHFDKKDTVTEDWTYWNSKTKNYFVDLKQFLYDDITFNLSYSHKKIYSDTSLLYFGGRVDKATNMGVEYTPLAYTNDQYDKENNIDAYISAPFTLGGLEQEIIVGYMYNKKQTVYNNWGYPSLGGASLNFNHINIAKPKFDYSNPTSPDKTVQTGMYLVGKFSLLDSLKLIAGARFSDWEYESNDGKGNREFNNEVTPYVGVVYDINDNHSIYASYTEIFNPQEEQTASGSYIDPIEGKNYEVGIKGEYFDGKLNASLSVFRIEQDNVAQRDGDKKVFGSSDNAYKAAEGVTSKGFEFELAGEITDNWNINFGLANFEAKDANGDKFATYASRTTANLFTKYKLKDLSFGAGVNYNSKQSNKTAYGTITQSPTVTADVMANYKINKNLNLQLNVNNIFDRRYYAGIGEGGSDNSMVYADPRNATLTLQYSF
- a CDS encoding response regulator transcription factor, whose amino-acid sequence is MLKQKYKKLKILYIEDEENIRVNAVSYLKRLFDNVYEAKDAVDGLLKIEEYSPHLVISDIKMPKLNGLDMIRKVRQTNKDIQFIVLSAFTDTKYLLDAIDLHLVKYLTKPIKHETIFPLLIQCAKSVFENENNKKYITKDSYFDIMTSELKVKDEVIKLTKNEISFLKLLCENSSRTVTYEQIQNHIWYDEYMSENAIRLLVRDLRKKLPINCIKNLSKIGYKIELL